The Syngnathus typhle isolate RoL2023-S1 ecotype Sweden linkage group LG6, RoL_Styp_1.0, whole genome shotgun sequence genome has a window encoding:
- the arhgef12a gene encoding rho guanine nucleotide exchange factor 12 isoform X3, giving the protein MSDTQSSFTDRFPKKANRTSSILSKDHPPDKRPKSDKTSLSSNEFDPTEALVVQKSGSSSVLAEGKPESCGLVQRCVIIQKDENGFGLTVSGDNPVFVQLVKEDGAAMRAGVQTGDRIIKVNGTLVTHSNHIEVVKLIKSGSYVALTVLGRPPGLPQIPLSEAESEMLGVTISSPNSPATERPYSSHDRLSSTPQWAMKEEYGRNPSPKLLKDNQEAKKHIPQLQGQLFKATGATQEAAPGGDADDGSMFETEHTHAAGEQSADLSWSSTPISGFGLVSPESFCPSPKSTPRNSFNSCHSPETEDATDLDSLSPTTVSSPSSRIVSHIIGAEDDYFDSDQEQTNGQCNRFTSIEQLKSRPAHLAAFMHHVISQFDPAPVLCYLYADLYKQTNSKETRRMFMDLHTFFIDRGAHLKVAVPESISADLDRRRTELIPEEINRQHVQTLQDSLLPDIQKNLEDFRQKRSMGLTVAEVELGRLDQERGRDRVTLERERSYAENIITKIEDILVTAQTTEEEKCTTMQYVIYTYMKHLGVRVKEPRSLESKRVRINFLPKIKKSIKTEKDGEEKVKKPRFPSILGPQRRPSRIEAASVGKALDGRPKPQKQLSQPILQPSEQTDAGRLRGSQSSEGPELTHPASVTTSSPNSTTFSSDASRDTDSSGTPTSGPSRLSDGLQSDPLDGLPYPASHFDLYSLDQLQEEDRETDRTHEGTPKAIRRLEGVGATDAQSEDDQGTDSEHDPLNWQQLVGREVLAGLRPLEIKRQEVINELFYTERAHVRMLRVLDHIFYQKLSKDAILPPADIKNIFTNLEEILQLHVSILEQMAAVRKRNESSVIDQIGDDLLSWFSGGEEEKIKQAVGTFCSNQPFALEIIKTKQKKDSRFISFIQEAQSNRLCRRLQLKDIIPVEMLRFTKYPLLLDNISKYTDDAVEKDKVKQAADCCRKILNHVNQAVKEAEDKQRLEDYQRRLDLSSLKQTDNPMILELKNLDLTKKTMVHEGPLSWKVNKDKTIELYTLLLEDILVLLQKQDERLILKCHSKNLAGTADTKHIFSPIIKLSTVLVRSVATDNKSFFVLSMSENGAQIYELMASTVSDQRTWQNLITQRAEAMKVKPHSVIPLPQTDGERDGVEIITAGVSRLSKDPDRTSTGSTQSTDKESSPAVRRVTPSPLPANNPFEAGKTEEEEDEEEGFVDPELPYRGTEDGSADSFNVFPSRADEALKTLSALKQVLVTQLMSQEAAERTKRSTGARLLRTTSLRTPVEKRVMVHNGSERNNSQTEDPTQDLGSGDTGFFDSPEDYAGFLVLEGYGGQGESSTDEEMSPAGKQLSASQGCAADSGINLRFSSASHAGSLSSFSRQVLSHLRNLQANLNHLKEVEAKYNNLRQRQGKSTTHSDGNKGILAVILRTLRTF; this is encoded by the exons GTTTCCCAAGAAAGCAAACAG aaCCAGCAGCATTCTCAGCAAAGACCACCCGCCGGACAAGAGACCGAAAAGTGACAAAACCTCGCTTTCCTCCAATGAGTTTGACCCGACAG AAGCTCTGGTGGTGCAGAAGAGTGGCAGCAGCAGTGTGCTAGCAGAGGGGAAGCCTGAGTCCTGTG GTCTGGTCCAGCGATGCGTCATCATCCAGAAAGACGAAAATGGCTTTGGGCTCACAGTCAGTGGTGACAATCCGGTGTTTGTGCAGCTCGTCAAAGAAG ATGGTGCTGCAATGCGGGCAGGCGTTCAGACAGGAGACAGGATCATCAAG GTCAACGGAACCCTCGTAACACATTCAAACCACATTGAAGTGGTGAAGCTTATCAAAT CGGGCTcctatgtggccctcacagtcCTGGGTCGCCCTCCGGGGCTCCCCCAGATCCCCCTGTCTGAAGCCGAGTCTGAAATGCTTGGCGTGACTATTTCCTCCCCAAACTCGCCTGCGACAGAACGCCCGTACAGTTCTCACGACCGGCTCTCCTCCACACCTCAATGG GCGATGAAGGAAGAGTACGGCCGAAACCCCTCCCCAAAACTACTGAAAGACAACCAGGAAGCTAAGAAACACATTCCACAGCTGCAGGGTCAGCTCTTCAAGGCCACCGGCGCAACACAG GAGGCTGCTCCGGGTGGAGATGCAGATGATGGTAGCATGTTTGAAACTGAGCACACTCATGCGGCGGGAGAGCAAAGTGCTGACTTGTCCTGGAGCAGCACACCT ATTTCTGGGTTTGGACTCGTCTCTCCAGAGAGTTTTTGCCCGAGTCCAAAGAGCACACCCAGGAACAGCTTCAACTCCTGCCACTCCCCAGAAACAGAGGATGCCACTGATCTG GACTCTCTGTCTCCCACCACCGTCAGCAGTCCCTCCTCTCGTATCGTCTCGCATATCATTGGAGCTGAGGACGATTATTTTGATTCTGACCAAGAGCAG acaaatggccAGTGTAACCGCTTTACCAGCATTGAGCAGCTCAAGTCTCGGCCCGCCCACCTCGCAGCCTTCATGCATCACGTCATATCTCAATTCGATCCGGCCCCGGTG CTGTGCTACCTCTATGCTGACTTGTACAAGCAGACCAACTCCAAAGAGACCAGACGGATGTTCATGGACCTCCATACCTTCTTTATTGATCGGGGAGCA CATTTGAAAGTGGCAGTTCCAGAATCCATTTCTGCTGATCTTG ATCGACGGCGGACAGAGTTGATCCCAGAGGAAATAAACAGACAACACGTTCAAACACTACAAGATTCTTTGCTCCCTGACATTCAGAAGAACCTTGAGGATTTCAG ACAAAAGCGCAGCATGGGCCTAACCGTCGCTGAAGTGGAGCTGGGCAGGCTGGACCAAGAGCGTGGACGAGATCGCGTCACCCTCGAGCGCGAACGCTCTTATGCTGAAAACATCATAACCAAGATTGAGGACATCCT GGTTACTGCTCAGACGACAGAAGAGGAGAAGTG CACTACAATGCAGTATGTCATTTATACATACATGAAGCACCTTGGTGTGAGGGTCAAGGAACCTCGCAGTCTGGAGTCAAAACGGGTCCGGATCAATTTTCTTCCTAAAATTAAG AAAAGCATTAAGACAGAAAAGGATGGTGAAGAGAAGGTGAAGAAGCCGAGGTTTCCCAGTATCCTCGGACCCCAGCGTCGGCCCAGCCGCATTGAAGCAGCGTCGG TGGGCAAAGCCCTTGACGGTCGACCCAAGCCTCAGAAGCAATTGTCTCAGCCTATTCTTCAGCCCAGCGAGCAAACGGATGCGGGGCGTTTAAGGGGGAGCCAATCCAGCGAGGGCCCCGAGCTCACACACCCCGCATCCGTCACCACCTCATCTCCAAACAGCACCACTTTCAGCTCCGATGCTAGCCGAGACACAGACTCAA gtggcacTCCAACTTCAGGCCCCAGCAGGCTGAGCGACGGTCTTCAGTCTGACCCCCTCGACGGGTTGCCATATCCTGCATCGCACTTTGACCTTTACAGCCTGGACCAACTCCAAGAGGAGGACAGAGAAACTGACAG AACCCACGAGGGAACACCAAAGGCCATCAGAAG GCTCGAGGGAGTGGGTGCTACCGATGCCCAGAGCGAGGACGACCAGGGAACAGACTCGGAACATGACCCGCTTAACTGGCAGCAGCTTGTCGGACGTGAGGTTCTGGCGGGTCTCAGGCCTCTTGAAATCAAGAGACAGGAAGTTATCAATG AGCTATTTTACACGGAGCGTGCACACGTGCGAATGCTGAGAGTTTTGGATCACATCTTCTACCAGAAGCTTTCAAAAGATGCTATCCTACCTCCTGCCGACATCAAAAACATCTTCACCAACTTGGAGGAGATTCTACAACTGCATG TTTCCATTTTGGAGCAGATGGCAGCAGTGCGAAAGCGCAACGAGTCATCGGTCATTGATCAGATAGGAGATGACTTGCTCTCCTGG TTCAGTGGTGGAGAGGAGGAGAAGATCAAACAGGCCGTGGGGACATTCTGCAGCAATCAGCCTTTTGCTCTGGAGATCATCAAGACCAAGCAGAAGAAAGACTCGCGCTTCATTTCGTTCATCCAG GAGGCGCAAAGTAACCGATTGTGCCGGCGACTGCAGCTGAAGGACATTATTCCGGTCGAGATGCTGAGGTTCACCAAGTACCCCTTGCTGCTGGACAATATCTCCAAGTACACTG ACGATGCAGTGGAGAAGGACAAAGTTAAGCAGGCAGCCGACTGCTGTCGAAAGATCCTCAATCATGTCAACCAGGCTGTAAAGGAAGCAGAAGATaagcag AGGCTAGAAGACTATCAGAGAAGACTGGACCTGTCGTCTCTTAAGCAGACGGACAACCCTATGATCCTGGAGTTAAAG AACCTTGACCTCACCAAGAAAACCATGGTGCACGAAGGGCCGCTGTCATGGAAAGTGAACAAGGACAAGACGATTG AACTGTACACTCTCCTGTTGGAGGACATCCTGGTCCTTCTCCAGAAACAAGACGAGCGTCTCATCCTCAAGTGTCACAGCAAGAACCTGGCGGGCACCGCCGACACCAAGCACATCTTTAGCCCCATTATTAAGCTCAGCACTGTGCTGGTGCGCTCTGTGGCTACAG ACAACAAGTCCTTCTTCGTGCTCTCCATGTCTGAGAACGGTGCACAGATCTATGAACTGATGGCCTCCACAGTTTCGGATCAGAGAAC TTGGCAGAATTTGATCACGCAAAGAGCCGAAGCCATGAAGGTCAAACCCCACAGTGTCATACCTTTACCTCAGACAGA TGGAGAGCGAGATGGTGTGGAGATCATCACAGCTGGCGTCTCCAGACTGAGTAAAGACCCAGACCGCACATCCACTGGCAGCACTCAGTCCACAG ATAAAGAAAGTAGTCCGGCTGTGAGGCGTGTGACTCCGAGCCCTCTTCCCGCTAACAATCCTTTTGAGGCGGGGAAaacggaggaagaggaggatgaggaggaaggtTTTGTGGACCCGGAGCTTCCGTACCGAGGGACTGAAGACGGCAGCGCAGACTCCTTTAATGTGTTTCCCTCGAGAGCAGATGAAGCACTTAAAACAT TGTCAGCGCTGAAGCAGGTGTTGGTGACGCAGCTCATGTCGCAGGAAGCTGCAGAGCGGACCAAGCGCTCCACAGGAGCGCGTCTCCTCAGGACCACCTCGCTGAGGACGCCTGTAGAGAAACGCGTGATGGTCCACAACGGCTCGGAGAGGAACAACTCCCAGACCGAAGACCCCACGCAAGACTTGGGTTCCGGTGACACGGGCTTCTTTGACTCACCCGAAGATTATG CAGGATTTTTAGTCCTGGAAGGATATGGCGGACAAGGGGAGAGCAGCACCGACGAGGAGATGTCACCCGCCGGGAAGCAGCTGAGCGCATCGCAAGGCTGCGCCGCCGACTCGGGCATCAATCTGAGGTTCTCGTCGGCGTCGCACGCCGGCAGCCTCTCATCTTTTAGCAGACAAGTCCTGTCTCACCTGCGCAACCTTCAGGCTAACCTCAACCATCTGAAG GAGGTTGAAGCCAAGTACAATAATCTTCGTCAGAGGCAGGGGAAGTCAACCACACACTCGGATGGAAACAAAGGTATATTGGCTGTCATactgagaactttgaggacattttga